One window of the Psilocybe cubensis strain MGC-MH-2018 chromosome 12, whole genome shotgun sequence genome contains the following:
- a CDS encoding Sexual differentiation process protein isp4: MSLSKDTKQESQPSDIEKLGGDPAHIAELALPDFDDPNIDKNEALAGILEDDSPYPEVRSAVANTDDPSIPCNTFRAWVLGLVWAIIIPGLNQFFFFRYPSVTVTGIVGQLLIFPLGRAWARLLPNVKIFGVEINPGPFTIKEHVLSTIMASVGYSSAYATDIVAVQRVYYNQTFNFSYQWMVVMSTQLIGFSVGGIARRFLVQPPSMIWPTNLVTCALFNTLHAQTYAGVGNRGGISRERFFFYAFAASAIWYLLPGYLFQALSYFSWVCWIAPDNVPLNEMFGYVHGMGMSLITFDWAQIAYIGSPLATPWWAEANIVAGFVFFFWFLTPVLHFTNTWSSKYMPISSRGSFDNTGSTYNVTRITNPDTTFNQEEYDAYSPLFISTTFAISYGLSFASITATLTHAFLYFRKQIWTQARRAMHEQPDIHARLMSHYPQVPEWWYAVIFVVMFVFGVVSIEVWETKFPVQWFILALVIAFFYVIPIGMIQAITNQQVGLNVITELIIGYGLPGRPVAMMMFKTWGYITMAQALTFTSDFKLGHYMKIPPRAMFWGQVVATVIAGTVQLGVQAWMFTNIPDMCTPGQKDGFICPSTETFGTASVIWGVIGPARQFSKGQIYYALCLFFIVGIVCPVITYLLSLKFPNSWLRYLNFPVIFSGTGLIPPASAVNYVPWAIVGFIFQYVIRRRHFSWWTKYNYVLSAALDSGVAVSAVLIFFILQYPKNGSIGIGLQNWWGNTVMWNTADGTSKTLLTVADGEFFGPRTWH; encoded by the exons ATGTCTCTCTCCAAAGACACCAAGCAAGAGAGCCAGCCCTCCGACATCGAGAAACTCGGTGGCGATCCGG CCCATATTGCGGAGCTTGCCTTGCCCGACTTCGATGACCCCAACATCGACAAGAATGAGGCGCTTGCTGGAATCTTGGAGGACGATTCGCCATACCCGGAAGTTCGGTCTGCCGTAGCTAACACTGATGACCCCAGCATTCCTTGCAACACTTTCCGTGCTTGGGTACTTGGACTCGTCTGGGCTATTATCATCCCTGGGCTCAACcagtttttcttcttccgttATCCTTCCGTCACTGTTACAGGG ATTGTTGGCCAACTGTTAATCTTCCCTCTAGGAAGAGCATGGGCTCGCCTCCTTCCAAACGTAAAGATATTTGGTGTCGAAATTAACCCAGGTCCCTTCACCATCAAGGAGCACGTACTTTCTACAATCATGGCCTCTGTCGGTTATTCCAGTGCCTATGCCACGGACATTGTCGCTGTCCAGAGAGTATACTACAACCAAACATTCAATTTCAGCT ACCAATGGATGGTTGTTATGTCGACCCAGCTTATTGGGTTCTCTGTTGGAGGTATTGCTCGACGATTCTTGGTCCAACCCCCGTCGATGA TCTGGCCTACCAATCTGGTTACATGCGCACTTTTCAATACCTTGCATGCCCAAACATATGCTGGTGTGGGTAACCGCGGGGGTATCAGCCGAGAgcgtttcttcttctacgcTTTCGCCGCCTCTGCTATTTGGTACCTTCTCCCCGGATATCTCTTCCAGGCTCTCAGCTACTTCTCTTGGGTATGCTGGATTGCCCCCGACAATGTTCCTCTGAACGAGATGTTCGGTTATGTCCACGGTATGGGTATGAGTCTCATTACTTTCGACTGGGCCCAGATTGCGTACATTGGATCTCCCCTTGCAACGCCTTGGTGGGCTGAAGCCAACATCGTCGCTGGATTCGTATTCTTCTTCTGGTTTCTCACACCCGTTCTCCAC TTTACCAACACCTGGAGCAGCAAGTATATGCCCATCTCTTCTCGTGGATCCTTCGATAACACTGGCAGCACCTACAACGTCACCAGGATCACCAACCCAGACACGACTTTCAACCAAGAGGAATATGATGCCTATAGCCCTTTGTTCATCTCTACCACCTTTGCCATTTCTTACGGCCTGTCGTTTGCTTCGATCACGGCCACCCTCACCCACGCATTCCTGTATTTCCGCAAGCAAATTTGGACTCAGGCTCGCCGTGCTATGCATGAACAGCCAGATATCCATGCTCGTTTGATGTCACATTATCCCCAGGTCCCTGAATGGTGGTATGCTGTAATCTTCG TTGTCATGTTCGTATTTGGTGTTGTCTCTATTGAAGTTTGGGAGACTAAATTCCCTGT CCAATGGTTCATCCTTGCTCTCGTGATTGCCTTCTTCTACGTTATTCCCATTGGAATGATTCAGGCCATTACGAATCAACAAGTCGGTCTCAACGTCATCACAGAGTTGATCATTGGTTACGGTCTTCCTGGTCGCCCTGTCGCCATGATGATGTTCAAGACTTGGGGTTACATTACCATGGCTCAGGCACTGACATTCACGTCCGACTTCAAGCTTGGCCATTACATGAAGATTCCTCCCAG GGCAATGTTCTGGGGTCAGGTTGTTGCAACCGTCATTGCTGGAACTGTTCAACTGGGTGTTCAAGCGTGGATGTTCACCAACATCCCTGACATGTGCACACCTGGCCAGAAGGATGGCTTCATTTGCCCCAGCACAGAGACCTTCGGCACCGCCAGTGTTATTTGGGGAGTTATTGGACCTGCTAGGCAATTCTCCAAGGGCCAGATCTACTATG CGCTCTGCCTTTTCTTCATCGTTGGCATTGTGTGCCCAGTCATCACTTATCTCCTGAGCCTGAAGTTCCCCAACAGCTGGCTCCGCTACCTCaa CTTCCCTGTTATCTTTTCCGGCACTGGTCTCATTCCTCCCGCGAGTGCCGTCAACTACGTACCTTGGGCAATTGTTGGATTCATCTTCCAATACGTCATCCGAAGGCGCCACTTCTCATGGTGGACTAAATACAATTATGTCCTCTCTGCTGCTCTCGACTCTGGTGTTGCTGTTAGCGCGGTCCttattttcttcattctaCAATATCCCAAAAACGGTTCCATCGGTATTGGTCTTCAGAACTGGTGGGGAAATAC CGTCATGTGGAATACTGCAGATGGTACATCCAAAACACTGCTGACAGTAGCAGACGGCGAGTTCTTTGG ACCTAGGACCTGGCATTGA
- a CDS encoding Structural maintenance of chromosomes protein 2, with protein MRIEELVIDGFKSYPVRTAITGWDPSFNAITGLNGSGKSNILDAICFVLGITNMSQMRASNQVDLIYKRGQAGVVKASVSIIFDNSDKDNSPVGFQDQKQITVTRQIALPNVSKYFLNGHKSQQATIQSLFQSVQLNINNPNFVIMQGRITKVLNMRPQEILGMVEEAAGTRMFEERKDKAKKTMGKKEKRVEELQNILDEEITPKLEKLRAEKRSYIAYQKSVSELERIGRKLRAYEWTDGQKKLAKYEADILAANKKQDDIKTQKMKALKAITAAEKEMAGVTKRRDAEMSKGGKLKKLQDEVTEQGKKVAKIRAQAEIKLETIKEEEKKVVTLDAQLKEANAIYAKKKKEVEKVSSQFTKIKDKHTEFETKLASDEELLQTLLTGLSSSNAKNKGGGYMGQLADAKARIAQAASEEQQNKVKLSMNEKELANLEKKMQAFAKEAGDNMKKLENVQAAVEGLEGKIKNCGWGAEQDRELERQLREARDLCKNLAEQRERVKSRIPRLNFDYEDPTPNFDRRKVKGVAAQLITLPEEHYNKATALEIAGGGKLFNVVIEDEKVGKDLIKNGRLKKRVTFIPLNKINARTLANQELQAATRLAPGKVRTALSLVGYEEEVSKAIAYIFSDTLVCDDPNTAKEVTFKIGVKSVTLDGDVYDPSGTLSGGSAPSSTQTLIQVQELIGVENKFREAQHRLQTLMQEEQRTQNARNNWKGLTRDLEIKQHELKLLQEQVGGSNASLIAGEVEKVKGIIDNLRQALQSAKDRQQEAKEECKKLERDMDEFKNNKDGKIEELKVNIAAQKTALQKNSVIVKTQQKELQAANMELEQLENDISGEKEQLEEARAGIEALHQELDKLVNQVASSEAEHAKAEERLQEEMATLSRFDEELKALDRDIKKHKEQITQADLDTQQLDHDIQGYMTEKNKVAHAISKLESTNEWIETDKDQFGKEGTQYDFKSIDLLGLRQKAEELQAMHDGLKKKVNTKVMNMIDSVEKKETDLKKNMAIVNEDKTKIEETIEELDRYKRDALQKTWEKVSKDFGDIFAELLPGNFAKLQPPDGQDLMDGLEVKVQLGTVWKQSLTELSGGQRSLIALSLIMALLQFKPAPMYILDEIDAALDLSHTQHIGQLFRTRFKGSQFIVVSLKEGLFTNANVLFRARFRDGTSIVERTAQRSTSALYANGNGNGEDDENQNPRRARRIAGS; from the exons ATGCGGATAGAAGAGCTGGTAATCGATG GTTTCAAATCGTACCCAGTACGAACAGCAATTACGGGATGGGACCCATCTTTCAACGCCATCACTGGTCTTAATGGCTCTGGCAAATCCAACATTCTCGACGCGATTTGTTTTGTTCTAGGCATTACAAACATGTCCCAG ATGCGCGCGTCAAACCAAGTGGACCTAATCTACAAGCGTGGCCAGGCTGGTGTAGTCAAAGCCAGCGTGTCAATCATCTTTGACAACTCCGACAAAGATAATAGCCCTGTTGGCTTCCAGGATCAAAAGCAAATCACTGTTACTCGTCAG ATCGCGCTGCCCAATGTGTCAAAGTATTTCCTGAATGGTCACAAATCCCAACAAGCAACTATCCAATCACTCTTTCAATCCGTTCAACTCAATATCAACAACCCAAACTTCGTGATTATGCAAGGTCGTATCACAAAG GTACTCAACATGCGCCCCCAAGAGATTCTCGGTATGGTCGAAGAAGCCGCCGGGACACGTATGTTCGAGGAGCGCAAAGACAAAGCCAAAAAAACGATgggaaagaaggagaaacgTGTCGAAGAGCTGCAGAACATATTGGATGAGGAAATCACCCCTAAACTCGAGAAGCTCCGCGCCGAGAAGCGATCGTACATTGCGTACCAGAAGTCCGTGAGCGAGCTGGAGCGGATAGGTCGGAAGTTGCGCGCGTACGAGTGGACAGACGGGCAGAAAAAGTTGGCCAAGTATGAGGCGGATATTTTGGCAGCGAACAAGAAACAAGACGACATCAAAACCCAGAAAATGAAAGCGCTAAAGGCAATTACGGCTGCGGAGAAAGAAATGGCAGGTGTGACAAAGAGGCGAGATGCTGAAATGAGTAAGGGCGGGAAACTCAAGAAACTGCAGGACGAAGTTACCGAACAGGGCAAAAAGGTGGCCAAAATCCGTGCACAGGCGGAAATCAAGCTCGAAACCATTaaagaggaggaaaagaaagtcgTTACACTCGACGCTCAACTCAAAGAG GCGAATGCGATCTAcgccaagaaaaagaaagaggtcGAAAAGGTCTCAAGCCAGTTCACAAAGATCAAGGACAAGCACACAGAGTTCGAGACAAAGCTTGCCTCTGATGAAGAGCTCTTGCAAACTCTCCTCACTGGCCTTTCCTCATCGAATGCAAAGAACAAGGGCGGAGGCTATATGGGCCAGCTCGCGGACGCGAAGGCGCGTATCGCTCAGGCTGCCTCCGAGGAGCAGCAGAACAAGGTGAAGCTCAGCATGAACGAGAAGGAACTCGCCAACCTCGAAAAGAAGATGCAGGCATTTGCTAAAGAGGCCGGGGATAACATGAAGAAACTGGAGAATGTTCAAGCTGCAGTTGAAGGCCTTGAAGGTAAGATCAAAAACTGTGGCTGGGGCGCAGAGCAGGATAGGGAATTGGAAAGGCAATTGAGAGAGGCGCGAGATTTGTGTAAAAATCTTGCAGAG CAACGCGAGCGAGTTAAATCCAGAATCCCTAGGCTAAACTTTGACTATGAAGACCCTACTCCTAACTTCGACCGTCGCAAAGTGAAAGGTGTAGCCGCCCAACTCATCACTCTTCCTGAAGAGCACTACAACAAAGCCACTGCTCTAGAAATCGCAGGCGGCGGTAAGCTCTTCAATGTCGTCATCGAAGACGAGAAAGTCGGCAAAGACCTCATCAAGAACGGACGCTTAAAGAAACGAGTGACTTTCATTCCTCTAAATAAAATCAACGCCCGCACTCTCGCAAACCAG GAACTTCAAGCTGCCACTCGACTCGCCCCCGGCAAAGTCCGCACAGCGCTTTCTCTCGTAGGATACGAGGAGGAAGTTTCTAAAGCTATCGCCTATATCTTTAGCGACACCCTCGTTTGCGACGATCCTAATACTGCAAAGGAAGTCACCTTCAAGATTGGCGTCAAGTCCGTCACACTCGATGGGGACGTGTATGATCCTTCCGGGACCCTCAGCGGCGGGTCTGCGCCTAGCTCGACACAGACACTCATTCAGGTCCAGGAACTTATTGGTGTCGAGAACAAGTTCCGGGAGGCCCAGCATAGGCTTCAGACCCTTATGCAAGAAGAGCAGCGAACTCAGAACGCGCGCAATAATTGGAAGGGCCTCACACGTGATCTGGAGATCAAACAGCATGAACTGAAGCTTCTTCAAGAGCAAGTCGGGGGAAGCAATGCGTCTCTC ATCGCAGGGGAGGTCGAGAAGGTCAAGGGCATTATTGATAACCTGCGTCAGGCCCTCCAGAGTGCCAAAGACCGGCAACAGGAGGCAAAGGAGGAATGCAAAAAACTCGAGCGCGACATGGACGAGTTCAAGAACAATAAAGATGGGAAAATTGAGGAACTCAAG GTCAATATAGCGGCGCAAAAAACCGCGCTCCAGAAGAACTCGGTGATTGTGAAGACACAGCAGAAGGAGCTTCAGGCCGCCAATATGGAGCTTG AGCAACTCGAGAATGACATTTCCGGAGAGAAGGAGCAGCTCGAGGAAGCACGCGCTGGGATCGAAGCTTTACATCAAGAGCTTGATAAACTTGTGAACCAGGTCGCTTCCAGTGAG GCCGAACATGCAAAAGCTGAGGAAAGGCTGCAGGAGGAGATGGCCACTTTGAGCCGCTTTGACGAAGAGCTGAAGGCATTGGACCGCGATATCAAAAAGCACAAAGAACAGATCACACAGGCTGATCTTGACACTCAGCAGCTCGATCATGATATTCAAGGCTATATGACTGAAAAGAACAAGGTTGCCCACGCCATCTCAAAGCTCGAATCTACAAATGAGTGGATTGAGACAGACAAAGA TCAATTTGGCAAGGAAGGAACACAGTATGACTTCAAGTCCATTGATCTCCTGGGCTTGCGTCAAAAGGCTGAGGAACTTCAAGCCATGCATGACGGTCTCAAGAAGAAGGTTAACACGAAGGTTATGAACATGATTGATAG CGtcgagaagaaggaaacGGACCTCAAGAAGAACATGGCAATCGTGAACGAAGATAAAACCAAGATCGAGGAGACCATCGAGGAACTCGATCGGTACAAAAGAGATGCCTTGCAGAAAACATGGGAGAAAGTTAGCAA AGACTTCGGTGATATATTTGCAGAACTATTACCAGGGAACTTCGCGAAGCTGCAGCCGCCGGATGGGCAAGATCTTATGGACGGTCTGGAAGTTAAAGTCCAGCTCGGTACCGTATGGAAACAGAGTTTGACTGAACTGAGTGGAGGACAGCG GTCACTGATCGCTCTTTCCCTTATCATGGCTCTCCTTCAATTCAAGCCTGCACCGATGTACATCCTTGACGAAATCGATGCTGCTCTAGATTTGTCCCACACACAACACATTGGCCAGTTATTCCGCACACGGTTCAAGGGTTCGCAGTTCATTGTTGTGTCTTTGAAGGAAGGTCTCTTCACGAATGCCAACGTACTCTTCCGCGCACGTTTCCGAGATGGCACCTCGATAGTGGAAAGAACCGCTCAGCGATCGACGTCGGCGTTGTATGCCAACGGAAATGGAAACGGAGAGGACGATGAGAACCAGAATCCAAGGCGGGCACGGAGGATTGCTGGTAGTTGA